The following is a genomic window from Pectobacterium carotovorum.
CCAGCACCTCATCCGCATCGGACAGTGTGGTCACAGGTTCACTGACGATCTGTAGCGCGAAATCAGTCTCTGCCAGCGAGGCGATGATATGCTGCCGAGCTACGCCATCCACACCAGACTGCGATACGTCCGGCGTATAGACGTGATTCCCTTTGCGCCAGAATAAATTAGCGGCACAGCATTCCACTAGCGCACCAGAAGTGTCAAGCACGAGGGTCTCATCGGCTGAAGTCTGGTCAAGATGCGCACGAATCAGCACTTGCTCAAGCCGATTCAGATGTTTTATGCCCGCCAACAGCGGGTTTTTAGCGAGCGCCACCGGGCTAAGATTCAGACTAATGCCCTGCTCACGCCAGTCGGCATAGTGCGCTGGATAGCCTACCTGCATGACGATTCGGGTTGGCTGCATACAGCCCTGAGGACTATAACCCCGCCCGCCAGCACCGCGCGTTAGCATCACTTTCACTACGCCGTCCGTCCGCCCCACTGCAGCCAGCTTCATTTCCGCAATCAGACTTTCCCAGTCAACCGTCGGAAATAACAAGCGTGTAGCAGCCTCTTGCAGGCGCGTGATATGTCGATCAAGCCAGACAACCTCGCCAGCGCTGATTCTGGCTGTCGTAAAACAGCCGTCGCCGTACTGCGTAGCCCGATCGAGCACCGAAAGCTGTTCCTGTAACTGGCCATTAATCCACAGCATAATAAGCTCCGCATCATTCATCATCGTCAGCTTGCCAGTAAAGCTGCGTTGCAGACAAGCAGGTGTATCTGATTTTATGCAGGCAAAAAAAAACCCGGAAACCGGGTTTTTTTAAGACGCTATCGCAATCAAACTTTACGGAAGATCAGAGAACCGTTGGTTCCGCCGAAGCCGAAAGAGTTGCACAATACATATTCCATATTGCTGACCTGACGCGCCTCATGCGGCACGAAATCCAGATCGCAGCCTTCATCTGGGTTATCCAGATTCAGCGTTGGCGGAACGGCTTGATCGCGCAGAGCAAGAATACTGAAGATAGACTCCACCGCGCCTGCCGCACCGAGCAAGTGACCCGTCATGGATTTTGTCGAGCTCACCAGCACATTGCTGGCGTTCTCACCAAATACGGATTTCACCGCCTGTGCTTCCGCTTTATCCCCCGCAGGCGTAGAGGTGCCATGCGCGTTGATATAGCCGATCTGGCTCGTTGATACACCCGCATCACGCAGGGCGTTTTCCATAGCCAGTGCTGCACCCGAACCGTTCTCTGGCGGAGACGTCATATGATACGCATCGCTGCTCATGCCAAATCCAACAACTTCTG
Proteins encoded in this region:
- the pabC gene encoding aminodeoxychorismate lyase, whose translation is MLWINGQLQEQLSVLDRATQYGDGCFTTARISAGEVVWLDRHITRLQEAATRLLFPTVDWESLIAEMKLAAVGRTDGVVKVMLTRGAGGRGYSPQGCMQPTRIVMQVGYPAHYADWREQGISLNLSPVALAKNPLLAGIKHLNRLEQVLIRAHLDQTSADETLVLDTSGALVECCAANLFWRKGNHVYTPDVSQSGVDGVARQHIIASLAETDFALQIVSEPVTTLSDADEVLVCNALMPIVPVNQAHVWRYHSRELYQFLSFDC